One Aphidius gifuensis isolate YNYX2018 linkage group LG3, ASM1490517v1, whole genome shotgun sequence DNA window includes the following coding sequences:
- the LOC122851573 gene encoding uncharacterized protein LOC122851573, with the protein MFEEIEIFNEFFPVYSWWSSIMILQMMTLIWFTGRIRVKTETIHSDEDKKWIKNKNVELHIDGGGHPDLDHIRSAHFTDLKTMMPYLLIAPIWLTTSPTHFSANIILRIFPICKLIDTILYMKLNKNLTAVPAIFLTVCYVVIFYIGTSTLLHYLY; encoded by the exons atgtttgaagaaattgaaattttcaatgaattttttcctgtttattcaTGGTGGTCAAGTATCATGATCCTGCAAATGATGACATTAATTTGGTTCACCGGCAGAATACGTGTTAAAACAgag acaATACACAGTGATGAGGATAAAAAatggattaaaaataaaaatgtagaaCTTCATATTGATGGTGGTGGACATCCAGATCTTGATCATATACGTTCAGCTCATTTTACTGATCTTAAAACAATGATGCCATATTTATTGATAGCTCCAATTTGGCTAACAACATCACCAACTCATTTTTcagcaaatattatattaagaATATTtccaatttgtaaattaattgatactaTTTTGTACATGAAactcaacaaaaatttaacagcAGTACcagctatttttttaacagtttgttatgttgttatattttacattGGTACATCAACACTATTACACTATTtgtactaa
- the LOC122851575 gene encoding probable ribosome biogenesis protein RLP24: MRIETCYFCSSRVYPGHGLQFVRNDCKIFKFCRSKCHAAFKKKKNPRKTKWTKAYRKTVGKELAVDPSFEFEKRRNIPLKYNRELWQKTVQAMRKIETIRQKRCNTHIMQRLRKGRVLEQERDVKAVQRDLAIVRSPAAGLKARNKAQEEIENDDDEQMEDSDEEMDTGPIAIEV; the protein is encoded by the exons atgcgTATTGAaacatgttatttttgttcatcACGAGTGTATCCAGGACATGGATTACAATTTGTTAGAAATGATTGCAAA atatttaaattttgtcgtTCAAAATGTCATGCAGCAtttaagaaaaagaaaaatccaagaaaaacaaaatggaCAAAAGCATACAGAAAAACAGTTGGTAAAGAATTGGCTGTTGATCCatcatttgaatttgaaaaacgTAGAAATATACCATTGAAATATAACAGAGAATTATGGCAAAAGACTGTTCAAGCAATGAGAAAGATTGAAACAATTAGACAAAAACGTTGTAATACACATATTATGCAAAGATTACGAAAAGGTAGAGTCTTGGAACAAGAAAGAGATGTCAAAGCAGTCCAAAGAGATTTGGCTATTGTTAGATCACCAGCTGCTGGTCTTAAAGCTAGAAATAAAGCACaagaagaaattgaaaatgatgatgatgaacaaaTGGAAGATTCTGATGAAGAAATGGATACTGGACCAATTGCCATTGAGGTCTAA
- the LOC122851574 gene encoding DNA-directed RNA polymerase III subunit RPC7, which translates to MAGRGGRGKPAMSFSAEQVGLNRNEGIPSVLQPLPDYPTPEFKAPQLQFTTELGYWIQLKADYAEYIKDSSNNVPEATKKKDIERYSDHFNALINTKISYEKLYDWTKLPSELKPGYKRKRTTNDIAKKIDNVDKKLDEYEKKDTYHSDDDDDDEEGKAKKTKGDDDDDDKDPNDQLEDEEDEDDEMDDGTDYVNNYFDNGEAYEEEDDNLDDGPVY; encoded by the coding sequence atggcTGGAAGAGGAGGTCGTGGTAAACCAGCAATGTCATTTTCAGCTGAACAAGTTGGTTTAAATCGTAATGAGGGAATACCATCAGTACTACAACCATTACCTGATTATCCAACACCAGAATTTAAAGCACCACAATTACAATTTACAACAGAACTTGGTTATTGGATACAGCTTAAAGCTGATTATGCTGAGTATATAAAAGATTCATCAAATAATGTACCagaagcaacaaaaaaaaaagatattgaaaGATATTCAGATCATTTTAATgcattaattaatacaaaaatatcatATGAAAAACTTTATGACTGGACAAAATTACCAAGTGAATTAAAACCAGGTTACAAAAGAAAACGTACAACAAATGacattgctaaaaaaattgataatgttgataaaaaattagatgaataTGAGAAAAAAGATACATATcatagtgatgatgatgatgacgatgaagaaggaaaagctaaaaaaacaaaaggtgatgatgatgacgatgataaaGATCCAAATGATCAActtgaagatgaagaagatgaagacGATGAAATGGATGATGGTACTgattatgttaataattatttcgacAATGGTGAGGCatatgaagaagaagatgataaTCTTGATGATGGTCCAGTTTATtaa